A single window of Acinetobacter wuhouensis DNA harbors:
- a CDS encoding monovalent cation/H+ antiporter subunit F: MIILPYVLGLCLLAVTISMLLCLIRLVMGPSIVDRLLALDTLFLNATCLIVILAIYWASTNMFEGALLVAMLGFVSTAALARYFTTGHVID, from the coding sequence ATGATCATTCTTCCTTATGTTTTAGGTCTTTGTTTACTTGCTGTCACCATCTCCATGCTATTGTGTTTAATTCGTCTTGTCATGGGACCCTCGATTGTTGATCGCTTGTTGGCACTCGATACTTTGTTTTTAAATGCCACCTGTTTAATCGTTATCCTTGCAATTTATTGGGCGAGTACCAATATGTTTGAAGGCGCTTTACTGGTTGCAATGCTTGGTTTCGTCTCTACCGCTGCACTTGCCCGTTATTTCACAACGGGTCATGTAATCGATTAA